In the genome of Palaemon carinicauda isolate YSFRI2023 chromosome 20, ASM3689809v2, whole genome shotgun sequence, one region contains:
- the LOC137614336 gene encoding maternal B9.15 protein-like isoform X1 — protein MKEEISAAVCFISKLIRRNSVEDERKIEKFEQRLEELLRDRFSTHWHPSQPWRGQGYRCLRLNENTRREPMIDRAARECGLSYDHLNLPVELTIWVDPEEVCCRFGEHKGSCCTIASFKDGNKENHIETFDFTEIERPSSTPSGMIKSAGVLRERTFNNCSNSSPPSSTQSTPTKRKSYSPTHSVYNYKNQNLSVRGGAGSPGRGNGGHREKRQFDNNFHFNANHHLQQQPHHHSPHANGSYSPPFYKTQSWLNLSQTPPPPPPAHLPMFSSAGFIYPPTPATHYTHSPSHYNRSPPHMGSSQKFKWNSGGYLRNDRHQWYGQRVLARV, from the exons ATGAAAGAAGAAATTTCTGCAGCAGTTTGCTTCATATCTAAGCTTATCCGTCGAAATTCAGTGGAAGACGAGAGAAAAATTGAGAAGTTTGAGCAACGTCTGGAAGAACTGTTGAGGGATAGGTTTAGCACTCACTGGCATCCCAGTCAACCCTGGAGAGGACAAGGATATAGGTGTTTAAG ACTAAATGAAAATACGAGAAGAGAACCAATGATTGACAGAGCGGCGAGGGAGTGTGGGCTGAGTTACGATCACCTCAACCTACCTGTTGAATTGACAATATGGGTCGATCCAGAAGAAGTGTGCTGTAGATTCGGAGAGCACAAAGGTTCTTGTTGTACCATTGCATCATTCAAGGATGGCAACAAGGAAAACCACATCGAAACGTTTGATTTTACGGAAATAGAACGACCAAGTTCTACTCCATCTGGCATGATCAAG TCAGCGGGAGTGTTACGAGAACGCACCTTCAATAATTGTAGTAATTCAAGTCCTCCATCAAGCACTCAGTCTACCCCTACGAAGAGGAAATCCTACAGCCCTACCCACTCTGTTTACAACTACAAGAATCAGAACTTGTCCGTAAGAGGTGGCGCAGGCTCGCCTGGTAGAGGGAATGGAGGCCATAGGGAAAAAAGACAATTTGATAACAATTTCCATTTCAATGCTAACCACCACCTTCAGCAACAACCTCATCATCACAGTCCTCATGCCAATGGGTCTTACTCTCCTCCTTTCTACAAAACTCAGTCTTGGCTCAACTTGAGTCAAACACCTCCACCACCTCCACCTGCGCATCTTCCTATGTTTAGTTCTGCTGGATTCATTTACCCGCCAACACCTGCCACCCATTATACTCACAGTCCCTCTCACTACAACCGTTCTCCTCCTCATATGGGGTCTTCCCAGAAATTTAAATGGAACAGCGGTGGTTATCTGCGTAATGATCGTCACCAATGGTATGGGCAGAGAGTGTTGGCTAGGGTTTAA
- the LOC137614336 gene encoding maternal B9.15 protein-like isoform X2 codes for MKEEISAAVCFISKLIRRNSVEDERKIEKFEQRLEELLRDRFSTHWHPSQPWRGQGYRCLRLNENTRREPMIDRAARECGLSYDHLNLPVELTIWVDPEEVCCRFGEHKGSCCTIASFKDGNKENHIETFDFTEIERPSSTPSGMIKSAGVLRERTFNNCSNSSPPSSTQSTPTKRKSYSPTHSVYNYKNQNLSVRGGAGSPGRGNGGHREKRQFDNNFHFNANHHLQQQPHHHSPHANGSYSPPFYKTQSWLNLSQTPPPPPPAHLPMFSSAGFIYPPTPATHYTHSPSHYNRSPPHMGSSQKFKWNSGGYLRNDRHQ; via the exons ATGAAAGAAGAAATTTCTGCAGCAGTTTGCTTCATATCTAAGCTTATCCGTCGAAATTCAGTGGAAGACGAGAGAAAAATTGAGAAGTTTGAGCAACGTCTGGAAGAACTGTTGAGGGATAGGTTTAGCACTCACTGGCATCCCAGTCAACCCTGGAGAGGACAAGGATATAGGTGTTTAAG ACTAAATGAAAATACGAGAAGAGAACCAATGATTGACAGAGCGGCGAGGGAGTGTGGGCTGAGTTACGATCACCTCAACCTACCTGTTGAATTGACAATATGGGTCGATCCAGAAGAAGTGTGCTGTAGATTCGGAGAGCACAAAGGTTCTTGTTGTACCATTGCATCATTCAAGGATGGCAACAAGGAAAACCACATCGAAACGTTTGATTTTACGGAAATAGAACGACCAAGTTCTACTCCATCTGGCATGATCAAG TCAGCGGGAGTGTTACGAGAACGCACCTTCAATAATTGTAGTAATTCAAGTCCTCCATCAAGCACTCAGTCTACCCCTACGAAGAGGAAATCCTACAGCCCTACCCACTCTGTTTACAACTACAAGAATCAGAACTTGTCCGTAAGAGGTGGCGCAGGCTCGCCTGGTAGAGGGAATGGAGGCCATAGGGAAAAAAGACAATTTGATAACAATTTCCATTTCAATGCTAACCACCACCTTCAGCAACAACCTCATCATCACAGTCCTCATGCCAATGGGTCTTACTCTCCTCCTTTCTACAAAACTCAGTCTTGGCTCAACTTGAGTCAAACACCTCCACCACCTCCACCTGCGCATCTTCCTATGTTTAGTTCTGCTGGATTCATTTACCCGCCAACACCTGCCACCCATTATACTCACAGTCCCTCTCACTACAACCGTTCTCCTCCTCATATGGGGTCTTCCCAGAAATTTAAATGGAACAGCGGTGGTTATCTGCGTAATGATCGTCACCAATG A